A genomic window from Halomonas sp. LR3S48 includes:
- the hutU gene encoding urocanate hydratase yields MNSHTPLADTRHDPSRRIAAPTGSELSCKSWLTEAPLRMLMNNLHPDVAERPEDLVVYGGIGRAARDWQCFDTIVETLKRLEDTQTLLVQSGKPVGVFETHKDAPRVLIANSNLVPAWANWEHFNELDKKGLMMYGQMTAGSWIYIGSQGIVQGTYETFVEAGRQHYDGDLKGRWILTAGLGGMGGAQPLAASLAGACSLNIECQQSRLDFRLRTRYLDEQADDLNDALARIERYTAEGKAVSIGLCANAADVLPEMVKRGVKPDMVTDQTSAHDPLHGYLPSGWTWDEYVSRGKSEPEAVAKAAKQSMAVHVQAMLDFQAMGVPTFDYGNNIRQMAKEEGIANAFDFPGFVPAYIRPLFCQGIGPFRWAALSGDPEDIYKTDAKVKELIPDDPHLHNWLDMAQERIAFQGLPARICWVGLKDRARLGQAFNEMVRSGELKAPVVIGRDHLDSGSVASPNRETEAMQDGSDAVSDWPLLNALLNTAGGATWVSLHHGGGVGMGYSQHAGVVIVADGTDDAHARLGRVLRNDPGTGVMRHADAGYDIAKQCARENGLDLPMLK; encoded by the coding sequence ATGAACAGCCATACTCCCCTCGCCGACACCCGCCACGACCCCAGCCGCCGGATCGCCGCCCCTACCGGCAGCGAACTCAGCTGCAAGAGCTGGCTGACCGAAGCGCCGCTGCGCATGCTGATGAACAACCTGCATCCCGACGTCGCCGAGCGGCCCGAGGACCTGGTGGTCTACGGCGGCATCGGCCGTGCCGCCCGCGACTGGCAGTGCTTCGACACCATCGTCGAGACCCTCAAGCGCCTGGAGGACACCCAGACCCTGCTGGTGCAGTCCGGCAAGCCGGTGGGCGTCTTCGAGACCCACAAGGACGCCCCGCGGGTGCTGATCGCCAACTCCAACCTGGTGCCAGCCTGGGCCAACTGGGAGCACTTCAACGAGCTGGATAAGAAAGGCCTGATGATGTACGGCCAGATGACCGCCGGCTCGTGGATCTACATCGGCTCCCAGGGCATCGTCCAGGGCACCTACGAGACCTTCGTCGAGGCTGGGCGCCAGCACTACGACGGCGACCTGAAGGGACGCTGGATCCTCACCGCCGGCCTCGGTGGCATGGGCGGCGCCCAGCCGCTCGCGGCAAGCCTGGCCGGCGCCTGCTCGCTCAACATCGAGTGCCAGCAGTCGCGCCTCGACTTCCGCCTGCGCACCCGCTACCTGGACGAGCAGGCCGATGACCTGAACGACGCCCTGGCCCGTATCGAGCGCTACACCGCCGAGGGCAAGGCGGTCTCCATCGGCCTGTGCGCCAATGCCGCCGATGTGCTGCCGGAAATGGTGAAACGCGGCGTGAAGCCGGACATGGTGACCGACCAGACCAGCGCCCACGACCCGCTGCACGGCTACCTGCCGTCGGGCTGGACCTGGGACGAGTATGTCTCGCGTGGCAAGAGCGAGCCCGAGGCAGTGGCCAAGGCCGCCAAGCAGTCCATGGCGGTGCACGTGCAGGCCATGCTCGACTTCCAGGCCATGGGCGTACCCACCTTCGACTACGGCAACAACATTCGTCAGATGGCCAAGGAAGAGGGTATCGCCAACGCCTTCGACTTCCCCGGCTTCGTGCCGGCCTACATCCGCCCGCTGTTCTGCCAGGGCATCGGCCCCTTCCGCTGGGCGGCGCTCTCCGGCGATCCCGAGGACATCTACAAGACCGATGCCAAGGTCAAGGAGCTGATCCCCGACGATCCGCACCTGCACAACTGGCTCGACATGGCCCAGGAGCGTATCGCCTTCCAGGGCTTGCCGGCGCGGATCTGCTGGGTCGGCCTCAAGGATCGCGCCCGCCTCGGCCAGGCCTTCAACGAGATGGTCAGAAGCGGCGAACTCAAGGCTCCTGTCGTCATCGGCCGCGACCACCTGGACTCCGGCTCGGTGGCGAGCCCCAACCGCGAGACCGAAGCGATGCAGGACGGCAGCGACGCCGTTTCCGACTGGCCGCTGCTCAACGCCCTGCTCAACACCGCCGGCGGTGCCACCTGGGTCTCGCTGCACCACGGCGGCGGGGTGGGCATGGGCTACTCCCAGCACGCCGGGGTGGTGATCGTCGCCGACGGCACGGATGACGCCCACGCCCGCCTGGGCCGGGTGCTGCGCAACGACCCGGGCACCGGGGTGATGCGCCACGCCGATGCCGGCTACGATATCGCCAAGCAGTGTGCCCGGGAAAATGGGTTGGACCTGCCGATGCTCAAGTAA
- the hutH gene encoding histidine ammonia-lyase, protein MSNLSINPGSMTLAQARQVFEAPLHVTLPESADTAIQRAVDCVNRVVAEDRTVYGINTGFGLLAQTRIDHDHLEDLQRSLVLSHATGVGQPMEDALVRLIMVLKVNSLARGFSGIRREVLDALLALVNAEVYPHIPLKGSVGASGDLAPLAHMSVVLLGEGKARHRGEWIPARQALEIAGLQPLSLAPKEGLALLNGTQVSTAYALKGLFEAEDLYAAATVCGALTVEATLSSRAPFDARIHDARGQRGQIDAAAAYRHLLGERSEISDSHAHCDKVQDPYSLRCQPQVMGAVLTQIRQAAEVLAVEVNAVSDNPLVFSEEGDILSGGNFHAEPVAMAADNLALALAEIGSLTERRVSLMMDTHMSQLPPFLVENGGVNSGFMIAQVTAAALASENKALAHPHSVDSLPTSANQEDHVSMAPAAGKRLWEMADNVRGIVAIEWLAACQGLDFRLDSNQQRMKSTPRLEQARRALREQVSYYDHDRFFAPDIESAIQLLATRALNELMPLELLPSH, encoded by the coding sequence ATGTCTAATCTTAGTATCAATCCCGGCAGCATGACCCTGGCCCAGGCACGCCAGGTCTTCGAGGCGCCGCTGCACGTGACGCTGCCCGAAAGCGCCGACACCGCCATTCAACGCGCCGTCGACTGCGTCAATCGCGTCGTGGCCGAGGATCGCACGGTCTACGGCATCAATACCGGCTTCGGCCTGCTGGCCCAGACACGCATCGACCACGATCATCTGGAAGACCTGCAGCGCTCGCTGGTGCTGTCGCATGCCACCGGCGTCGGCCAGCCCATGGAAGACGCCCTGGTGCGCCTGATCATGGTGCTCAAGGTCAACAGCCTGGCGCGCGGTTTCTCCGGCATCCGCCGCGAGGTGCTCGACGCCTTGCTCGCCCTGGTCAACGCCGAGGTCTACCCGCACATTCCCCTCAAGGGCTCGGTGGGCGCTTCCGGCGACCTGGCGCCGCTCGCGCACATGAGCGTGGTGCTGCTCGGCGAAGGCAAGGCCCGCCATCGCGGCGAATGGATACCAGCCCGCCAGGCGCTCGAGATCGCCGGGCTCCAGCCGCTCAGCCTCGCGCCCAAGGAAGGCCTGGCGCTGCTCAACGGCACCCAGGTCTCCACCGCCTACGCGCTCAAGGGCCTGTTCGAGGCCGAGGACCTCTACGCCGCCGCCACGGTGTGCGGCGCATTGACCGTGGAGGCCACGCTCAGCTCGCGCGCGCCCTTCGATGCCCGCATCCACGATGCCCGCGGCCAGCGCGGCCAGATCGACGCCGCCGCGGCCTATCGCCACCTGCTGGGCGAGCGTAGCGAGATCAGCGACTCCCACGCCCACTGCGACAAGGTGCAGGACCCCTACTCGCTGCGTTGCCAGCCCCAGGTGATGGGCGCGGTGCTGACCCAGATCCGCCAGGCCGCCGAGGTGCTGGCCGTCGAGGTGAATGCGGTATCGGACAATCCGCTGGTATTCAGCGAGGAAGGCGACATCCTCTCCGGTGGTAACTTCCACGCCGAGCCGGTAGCCATGGCCGCCGATAACCTGGCCCTGGCGCTGGCCGAGATCGGCTCGCTCACCGAGCGTCGCGTGTCATTGATGATGGACACTCACATGTCGCAGCTACCGCCCTTTCTGGTGGAGAACGGCGGCGTCAATTCCGGCTTCATGATCGCCCAGGTCACCGCCGCCGCACTGGCCAGCGAGAACAAGGCCCTGGCTCACCCCCACAGCGTCGACAGCCTGCCCACCTCGGCCAACCAGGAGGACCACGTCTCCATGGCCCCGGCCGCCGGCAAGCGGCTGTGGGAAATGGCCGACAATGTGCGTGGCATCGTTGCCATCGAATGGCTGGCGGCTTGCCAAGGGCTCGATTTTCGACTCGATTCGAATCAGCAGCGCATGAAGAGCACGCCGCGCCTGGAACAGGCGCGGCGTGCCCTGCGCGAGCAGGTGTCCTACTACGACCATGATCGCTTCTTCGCCCCGGACATCGAGAGTGCCATCCAGCTGCTCGCAACGCGGGCGCTCAACGAGCTGATGCCATTGGAGCTTCTGCCAAGCCACTGA
- the hutI gene encoding imidazolonepropionase, with translation MPAQPYQPRRLWRDVTLFDGHDTLPEPMAVMVAGEKIERVIPMRELDRATAEACDTLGRGGVMTPGLIDCHTHLVFGGSRAGEFEKRLEGVSYEEIARQGGGILSTVHATRGASEEELFRLAQPRLEALLHDGVTTVEIKSGYGLTVDDEFKMLRVARRLGEALPVRVVTTLLGAHALPPEYQGDSDGYIDLVCREMIPAAAEQRLADAVDVFCEKIAFSVAQCERVFEAAEAHGLPIKAHAEQLSNLGGSAMAARHGALSADHIEYLDEAGVAALREAGSTAVLLPGAFHTLRETQRPPIVALREAGVPMAVATDANPGSSPLFMPTLMLNLACTLFRLTPREALAGMTAHGARALGLHDRSLGRIVEGAPADLCLWDVESPAELAYAVQPGRLRQRIFKGEPSHG, from the coding sequence ATGCCAGCACAGCCCTACCAGCCGCGCCGACTGTGGCGAGACGTCACCCTCTTCGATGGCCACGACACCTTGCCCGAGCCGATGGCAGTGATGGTGGCAGGAGAGAAAATCGAGCGCGTCATACCCATGCGCGAACTCGACCGCGCCACAGCGGAAGCCTGCGACACACTGGGCCGTGGCGGCGTGATGACACCGGGCCTGATCGATTGCCACACCCACCTGGTATTCGGTGGCTCGCGTGCCGGGGAGTTCGAGAAGCGGCTGGAAGGCGTGAGCTACGAGGAGATCGCCCGCCAGGGCGGCGGCATCCTCAGCACCGTTCACGCCACCCGGGGCGCCAGCGAAGAAGAGCTCTTCCGGCTGGCCCAGCCACGCCTGGAGGCGCTGCTGCACGATGGCGTCACCACGGTGGAGATCAAGTCCGGCTATGGCCTGACCGTCGACGACGAGTTCAAGATGCTGCGCGTGGCCCGACGACTGGGCGAAGCGCTACCGGTGCGGGTGGTCACCACGCTGCTCGGCGCTCACGCCCTGCCGCCGGAGTACCAGGGCGACAGCGATGGCTACATCGATCTGGTATGCCGCGAGATGATTCCCGCTGCCGCCGAACAGCGCCTGGCCGATGCAGTGGACGTCTTCTGCGAGAAGATCGCCTTCTCGGTGGCGCAGTGCGAGCGCGTGTTCGAAGCCGCCGAGGCCCATGGCCTGCCGATCAAGGCCCATGCCGAGCAGCTCTCCAATCTCGGTGGCAGCGCCATGGCGGCGCGCCATGGCGCCCTCTCCGCCGATCATATCGAATACCTCGACGAGGCCGGTGTCGCCGCCCTGCGAGAGGCCGGCAGCACGGCGGTGCTGCTTCCCGGCGCCTTCCACACCCTGCGCGAGACCCAGCGCCCGCCGATCGTCGCGCTGCGCGAGGCTGGTGTGCCCATGGCGGTGGCCACCGATGCCAACCCCGGCAGCTCGCCGTTGTTCATGCCCACGCTGATGCTCAATCTCGCCTGCACCCTGTTCCGCCTGACACCACGCGAGGCCTTGGCCGGCATGACCGCTCACGGCGCACGTGCCCTGGGCCTTCACGATCGCTCGCTGGGTCGCATCGTGGAAGGGGCGCCGGCGGATTTGTGTCTGTGGGACGTCGAATCGCCCGCCGAGCTGGCCTACGCCGTTCAGCCGGGCCGCCTGCGTCAGCGCATTTTCAAGGGGGAGCCGAGCCATGGCTGA
- a CDS encoding BCCT family transporter encodes MSIPTKKSLNRSVFIPAFAIILLAVTIGLANNELLVSVAKQLFYLSLSDFGWLYQLLAVAALGVTAYIFFSKVGNIRLGGENAKPTFSMASTFAMALTGGIATGVVTYSVNEPIIYLGNVYGEIGNQAFEPGSAEAAIFALARSFHNWSFIPYAMYSIVGLMIGYMHFNRQQRFSISSTLIPILGNTERKPFVRAVVDVISILAIALGLASSLGAGLTLISSGLEVEYGIASNPTTWLILTLVISAIFITSAVSGLKRGIRVLSSVNAYIFYAFVAILLIIGPLNYILSLSVTSLGYWLDNFFLWSFDTKESGGEALVTWWTLYDWSIWIAYAPLMGLFLARISYGRTLREFLVINWILPSAFGIVWFAIWGGSAIKWQMDGTLDLIGVVTESGAVSGLWGFLQHLPLSTLLIPLAILTLIISFSTAADSMSSTIATICTKNMTADEEAPRKQKILWGLSIGVIAYIMVAFGGGAQGVDGIKFLAAAGGFTVLFLFALIVASAARTFIMRGAHEQYQPDAVGQLAESAHE; translated from the coding sequence ATGTCAATTCCAACCAAGAAAAGTCTGAATCGAAGCGTATTCATTCCAGCCTTTGCCATCATCTTGCTGGCCGTCACCATTGGTCTTGCTAATAACGAGCTGCTAGTCAGCGTCGCCAAGCAGTTGTTCTACCTATCTCTGTCCGATTTCGGCTGGCTCTACCAACTATTGGCTGTGGCGGCGCTGGGCGTCACAGCCTACATATTCTTCTCCAAGGTCGGCAATATTCGGCTAGGCGGAGAGAACGCCAAGCCGACATTTTCAATGGCATCGACATTCGCCATGGCACTAACCGGCGGCATCGCCACGGGCGTAGTGACCTATTCGGTCAACGAGCCGATCATCTACCTTGGCAACGTCTATGGTGAGATTGGCAATCAAGCCTTCGAGCCTGGCAGTGCCGAAGCCGCGATATTTGCGTTGGCCAGGAGCTTTCACAATTGGAGCTTCATTCCCTACGCCATGTATTCCATAGTCGGCTTGATGATCGGCTACATGCACTTCAACCGCCAACAGCGCTTTTCAATCTCGTCGACTCTGATACCCATTCTTGGTAATACCGAACGCAAGCCCTTCGTTCGCGCGGTGGTTGATGTCATCTCCATACTGGCGATTGCCCTGGGGCTCGCCTCGTCTCTGGGCGCCGGCCTGACCCTGATCAGCTCCGGTCTCGAGGTCGAATACGGCATCGCCTCGAACCCCACCACCTGGTTGATCCTGACGCTGGTCATTTCGGCCATCTTCATCACCTCGGCGGTCTCCGGGCTCAAGCGCGGCATCCGCGTCCTGTCATCGGTCAATGCCTACATCTTCTATGCCTTTGTTGCCATCCTGCTGATTATCGGACCGCTGAACTACATCCTCAGCCTGTCGGTAACCAGCCTGGGTTATTGGCTCGACAACTTCTTCCTGTGGTCATTCGACACAAAGGAGTCGGGAGGCGAGGCTCTAGTAACCTGGTGGACCCTGTACGACTGGTCGATCTGGATCGCTTATGCACCGCTGATGGGGCTGTTCCTGGCTCGCATCTCCTACGGTAGGACACTGCGCGAATTCCTCGTCATCAACTGGATCTTGCCCTCGGCATTCGGCATCGTCTGGTTCGCCATCTGGGGAGGGTCGGCCATCAAGTGGCAGATGGACGGAACCCTGGACCTGATCGGGGTAGTAACCGAGAGCGGCGCGGTATCGGGGTTATGGGGCTTCCTGCAGCACTTGCCGCTATCCACCCTGCTGATTCCGCTGGCCATCTTGACCTTGATCATCTCCTTCTCGACCGCCGCGGATTCGATGTCATCGACCATCGCCACCATTTGCACAAAGAACATGACGGCGGATGAAGAGGCACCCCGCAAGCAGAAGATCCTCTGGGGCCTCTCGATCGGTGTCATCGCCTACATCATGGTGGCCTTTGGCGGCGGTGCCCAGGGCGTGGATGGCATCAAGTTCCTGGCCGCAGCAGGAGGATTCACCGTGCTATTCCTGTTCGCACTGATCGTGGCCTCTGCGGCCAGAACTTTCATTATGCGGGGGGCTCATGAACAATATCAGCCAGACGCAGTGGGCCAATTGGCGGAAAGTGCCCATGAATGA
- the hutG gene encoding formimidoylglutamase, giving the protein MAETNTDLHLADPAIDMSPWAGREDPEPDSQRWHQVVTPLKRDASPGVALLGFASDAGVARNQGRVGAAAAPRALRHALAPLAWHRAAPVFDAGDVACHGNDDLEKAQQRLAERVSVLLESGHLPLVLGGGHEVAFGSWSGLARHMESRGATTPRIGIINLDAHFDLRDPGQVRSSGTPFAQIADACQARGWPFRYACLGVSRASNTRALFARARELGVLVKEDREFLPHRLEAIQRELERFMAHCDHLYLTVDLDVLPASEAPGVSAPAARGVALAMIETLVETVRDSGKLRLADIAELNPSFDIDGRTARAAARLIHQLTLDN; this is encoded by the coding sequence ATGGCTGAAACCAATACCGACCTTCACTTGGCCGACCCGGCCATCGACATGTCGCCGTGGGCCGGACGCGAAGACCCGGAGCCCGACAGCCAGCGCTGGCACCAGGTCGTCACGCCGCTCAAGCGCGACGCCAGCCCGGGTGTCGCCCTGCTCGGCTTTGCCAGCGATGCCGGCGTGGCACGCAACCAGGGACGTGTCGGTGCCGCCGCAGCCCCCCGTGCGCTGCGCCACGCCCTGGCGCCGCTGGCCTGGCATCGTGCAGCACCGGTCTTTGACGCCGGCGACGTGGCCTGTCACGGCAACGACGATCTGGAGAAGGCACAGCAGCGTCTGGCCGAGCGCGTAAGCGTCCTGCTGGAAAGCGGCCACCTGCCGCTGGTGCTAGGCGGTGGCCATGAGGTCGCCTTCGGCAGTTGGTCGGGCCTGGCTCGCCATATGGAATCGCGTGGCGCAACCACGCCGCGGATCGGCATCATCAATCTCGACGCCCACTTCGACCTGCGCGACCCCGGCCAGGTGCGCTCATCGGGCACGCCCTTCGCCCAGATTGCCGATGCATGCCAGGCTCGCGGCTGGCCGTTCCGCTACGCCTGCCTGGGTGTCAGTCGGGCCAGCAATACCCGAGCACTGTTTGCTCGCGCCCGCGAACTCGGCGTACTGGTCAAGGAGGACCGCGAGTTCCTGCCGCACCGCCTCGAGGCCATTCAGCGAGAGCTGGAGCGCTTCATGGCGCACTGCGACCACCTTTACCTGACCGTCGATCTCGACGTGCTGCCGGCCTCCGAGGCGCCCGGCGTCAGTGCTCCCGCCGCGCGCGGCGTAGCGCTGGCCATGATCGAGACGCTGGTCGAGACCGTGCGCGACAGCGGCAAGCTGCGCCTGGCCGACATCGCCGAACTCAACCCCAGCTTCGATATCGATGGCCGTACCGCCCGGGCGGCGGCGCGCCTGATCCACCAGCTCACGCTGGATAACTGA
- a CDS encoding HAL/PAL/TAL family ammonia-lyase produces MNDHAECIELGATPVEWQQVVRVARHGALLSLSQVAWERIAAARQAVEEIASSTVPHYGINTGLGALCDVVLERDELRRLSHHTLMSHACGVGTPLRTEQVRAIMCCAVINYSHGYSGISPAVVKGLLQLLNEQITPIVPSRGSVGYLTHMAHIGLVLIGHGEVEFNGQRMSARRALDVIGMPPLTLGPKDGLSLVNGTPAMTGLACLALEDAARLAAWADIVGAMSFEALGGQLDALLPQVTGLKRHEGVQHAGDNLYRLLQGSRRLARCQGQHLQDALSLRSMPQVHGACRDQFAHAAKQIDSELDSATDNPLVVATEHGYRVVSNANPHGASVAMACDLLAIAVCEWGSISERRAYRLVTPQASRLPPFLTNDGGVKSGMMIAQYTAASLVADNKRLAQPAVIDNFLTSGLQEDHLSLGESAALKLDQALDNAFQLIAIEYLMASQAFDLIDDQDFAPGTELAWKALREVIPYYEEEHPLHRDLQTARHLLQDTSRQAAFIKLAPHLYPGKRQTCLILVSIPAA; encoded by the coding sequence ATGAATGACCATGCCGAATGCATCGAGCTCGGCGCAACGCCGGTTGAATGGCAGCAAGTGGTCCGGGTGGCGCGTCACGGCGCGCTCCTGTCGCTGTCTCAGGTCGCATGGGAGAGGATCGCCGCGGCGCGCCAGGCCGTAGAGGAAATAGCATCTTCCACGGTACCGCACTACGGGATCAATACCGGATTGGGCGCCCTCTGCGATGTAGTACTCGAGCGAGACGAGTTGCGGCGGCTCTCTCACCATACGCTGATGAGCCATGCTTGTGGTGTGGGTACGCCACTGCGGACGGAGCAGGTCCGGGCGATCATGTGCTGCGCCGTCATCAATTACAGCCACGGCTACTCCGGCATCAGCCCTGCAGTCGTGAAAGGGCTGCTACAACTACTGAACGAGCAGATCACACCTATCGTGCCCTCACGAGGCTCGGTCGGCTACCTCACCCATATGGCCCACATCGGCCTGGTGCTAATTGGTCACGGCGAGGTCGAATTCAACGGCCAGCGTATGTCGGCCAGACGGGCGTTGGATGTCATCGGCATGCCCCCACTAACCCTTGGTCCCAAGGATGGCCTGAGCCTGGTCAATGGCACTCCGGCCATGACCGGCCTGGCCTGCCTCGCCCTCGAGGATGCCGCCCGCCTGGCTGCCTGGGCCGACATTGTCGGTGCCATGAGCTTCGAGGCCTTGGGCGGCCAGTTGGATGCGCTGCTACCCCAAGTGACGGGCCTCAAGCGGCATGAGGGTGTCCAGCACGCTGGGGACAACCTGTACCGACTGTTGCAGGGCAGCCGGCGCCTCGCACGCTGTCAAGGCCAGCACCTCCAAGACGCTCTCAGCCTGCGCTCGATGCCCCAGGTGCATGGCGCCTGCCGCGATCAATTCGCGCATGCAGCAAAGCAGATCGACAGTGAGTTGGATTCGGCGACCGACAATCCCTTGGTAGTTGCGACGGAGCATGGCTACCGCGTCGTGTCGAACGCCAACCCACATGGTGCCTCAGTTGCCATGGCATGCGACCTATTGGCAATCGCCGTGTGCGAGTGGGGCTCGATTTCCGAACGCCGCGCCTATCGCCTCGTGACGCCCCAGGCCAGTCGGCTGCCGCCGTTCCTGACCAACGACGGCGGAGTCAAATCGGGCATGATGATTGCCCAGTACACGGCAGCCTCGTTGGTCGCCGACAATAAGCGCTTAGCCCAGCCCGCAGTCATCGATAATTTCCTGACCTCAGGACTGCAAGAAGATCACTTGAGCCTGGGGGAAAGCGCCGCCCTGAAGCTGGATCAGGCCCTCGACAATGCTTTCCAGCTAATTGCCATTGAATACCTGATGGCTTCCCAGGCTTTCGACCTGATCGATGACCAGGATTTCGCCCCAGGTACTGAGTTGGCCTGGAAAGCACTGCGAGAGGTGATTCCCTATTATGAGGAAGAGCATCCCCTACATCGGGATCTGCAGACAGCTCGCCACTTGCTTCAGGATACGTCTCGACAGGCTGCCTTCATCAAACTTGCCCCCCACCTGTACCCTGGAAAGAGGCAGACATGTCTAATCTTAGTATCAATCCCGGCAGCATGA
- a CDS encoding YjiH family protein has protein sequence MAIPEPATRNIRNGSWLTAAKLFVPSLLGILIFFVPVTLGGRQTILLDHMVTAARGLLGEAAGLYALALIVAGAAYPLVVGSWRHSVTERIFTVLKLAGVAVAVMALTGWGPALLHEPDMLPFLFDKLVIPVGLIVPIGAVFLALLIGYGLLELVGVLLQPVMRPIWRTPGRSAIDAVASFVGSYSIGLLITNRVYQAGQYSAREAAIIATGFSTVSATFMIIVARTLELMSVWNLYFWLTLAITFLVTAITVRLPPLSRLDDAKTDGEPESLAGKRMATAWRTGLDVAGQAPALHRSVALNVREGLLMAISILPSIMSVGLLGLLIAKYTPLFEWLGLLFYPFVAIWGLEDGMALAQASAAGLAEMFLPALLMSEAEFVARFAAGVVSVSAVLFFSASIPCILATSIPLSVGRIVAVWFLRVALSLMLAVPAGYLAQALSGG, from the coding sequence ATGGCGATACCGGAACCGGCCACGCGCAATATTCGCAATGGCAGTTGGCTCACGGCGGCCAAGCTGTTCGTGCCCAGCCTGCTGGGTATCCTGATCTTCTTCGTCCCCGTCACCCTCGGTGGGAGACAGACCATCCTGCTCGACCACATGGTCACCGCCGCCCGTGGCTTGCTGGGCGAGGCTGCTGGCCTCTACGCGCTGGCGTTGATCGTGGCGGGGGCCGCCTATCCGCTGGTGGTAGGAAGTTGGAGGCACAGCGTGACGGAGCGCATCTTCACCGTGCTGAAGCTGGCCGGCGTGGCCGTGGCGGTAATGGCGTTGACGGGATGGGGGCCGGCACTGCTGCATGAGCCGGACATGTTGCCGTTCCTGTTCGACAAGCTGGTGATACCCGTCGGGCTGATCGTGCCGATCGGTGCGGTATTCCTGGCGCTGCTGATCGGTTACGGCCTGCTGGAACTCGTCGGTGTGCTGCTGCAGCCCGTCATGCGACCGATCTGGCGAACGCCGGGCCGCTCGGCCATCGATGCGGTGGCATCGTTCGTCGGCAGCTACTCGATCGGGCTGTTGATTACCAATCGGGTCTACCAGGCGGGGCAGTACTCGGCGCGCGAGGCGGCCATCATCGCCACCGGTTTTTCCACGGTGTCGGCCACCTTCATGATCATCGTGGCACGCACGCTCGAACTGATGAGCGTATGGAACCTGTACTTCTGGCTGACGCTGGCGATTACTTTCCTGGTGACCGCCATTACCGTGCGCTTGCCACCGCTTTCCCGCTTGGACGATGCCAAGACGGACGGCGAGCCCGAGTCCCTTGCGGGCAAGCGCATGGCAACCGCCTGGCGCACCGGACTGGACGTTGCCGGTCAGGCCCCGGCCTTGCATCGCAGCGTGGCGCTCAACGTGCGCGAGGGCCTGCTGATGGCGATCAGCATCCTGCCGTCGATCATGTCGGTGGGGCTGCTGGGGTTGCTCATCGCCAAGTACACACCGCTGTTCGAGTGGCTGGGCCTGCTGTTCTATCCCTTCGTGGCGATCTGGGGACTCGAGGATGGCATGGCGCTGGCCCAGGCCTCAGCGGCGGGGTTGGCCGAGATGTTCCTGCCGGCGCTGCTGATGAGCGAGGCCGAGTTCGTCGCCCGCTTTGCTGCTGGAGTGGTGTCGGTGTCCGCAGTGCTGTTTTTCTCCGCCTCCATTCCCTGCATTCTTGCCACCAGCATTCCGCTGTCGGTGGGACGGATCGTGGCAGTCTGGT